Proteins from a single region of Sphingomonas sp.:
- a CDS encoding AlpA family phage regulatory protein: protein MTTYLYDRADLRRRGIKISNSTLLRLEAAGSFPKRVRIGAHSIAWLASEIDAHIAALAEAREAN, encoded by the coding sequence ATGACGACCTATCTATACGACCGCGCTGATTTACGCCGTCGCGGCATTAAAATCTCCAATTCAACCCTTTTGCGGCTCGAAGCTGCGGGGAGTTTCCCGAAACGCGTCAGGATCGGCGCGCATAGCATTGCCTGGCTTGCGAGCGAGATTGACGCGCATATTGCGGCGCTCGCGGAAGCGCGCGAGGCCAACTGA
- a CDS encoding site-specific integrase: MRVALTNKGLDALKSKTDRYEVQDTVCPGLSVRVTPEGRKTFNVKYRYGLKQKRMSLGVYPRISLSEARDRAREAMRHVDEGSDPAKRRRQPEFRVEAVVKEFIERYAKPRNRKWMESERILWRELVAVFGQRDIREIRREHIIEIMDGAVDRGAHYQANRILANVRKLFNWCIERGIVETSPTNGLKAPTKEVARDRRLSDAEIVALLRACRNDVYPFRQFVPLLLATGQRRGELANMRWSEIDFTQKTWTIPAERSKNGKAHFVPLSAYALELLAEVPRFLDCDYVFTTKRTSPVSGFSKALRRLWLATGADDWRYHDLRRTAASGMAQARVQPHVIEKVLNHMSGKISGVAAVYNRYEYADEMRAALEDWGAYLERLSDKAAASL, translated from the coding sequence ATGCGAGTAGCACTTACCAACAAAGGGCTCGACGCACTCAAGTCGAAGACCGATCGGTACGAGGTGCAGGATACGGTCTGCCCGGGATTAAGCGTCCGCGTAACGCCGGAAGGCCGCAAGACCTTCAACGTCAAATATCGCTACGGATTGAAGCAAAAGCGGATGTCGCTCGGTGTGTATCCGCGCATTTCCCTCTCCGAAGCGCGCGATCGGGCGCGCGAGGCAATGCGTCACGTTGATGAAGGCTCCGATCCGGCCAAGCGTCGTCGGCAGCCGGAATTTCGGGTTGAGGCGGTCGTCAAAGAGTTCATCGAACGCTACGCCAAGCCACGCAATCGCAAGTGGATGGAGAGCGAACGCATTCTGTGGCGCGAACTGGTCGCCGTGTTCGGGCAGCGCGACATCCGTGAGATCAGGCGCGAGCATATCATCGAGATCATGGATGGTGCCGTCGATCGCGGCGCGCATTATCAGGCCAACCGAATCCTCGCCAATGTGCGCAAATTGTTCAATTGGTGCATCGAACGAGGCATCGTCGAGACCAGCCCAACCAACGGCCTTAAAGCGCCGACCAAGGAAGTTGCGCGCGACCGTCGACTTAGCGATGCCGAGATCGTCGCGCTCCTTAGGGCATGTCGCAACGACGTCTATCCGTTCCGCCAGTTCGTCCCGCTGCTTCTCGCAACTGGCCAACGCAGGGGCGAGTTGGCCAATATGCGATGGAGCGAAATCGACTTCACCCAAAAGACGTGGACCATTCCGGCTGAGCGTTCAAAGAACGGCAAGGCGCATTTCGTACCGCTGAGTGCCTATGCGCTCGAACTGCTCGCTGAGGTGCCGCGCTTCCTCGATTGCGACTATGTGTTCACAACGAAACGAACATCGCCAGTGAGCGGTTTTAGCAAGGCATTGCGCCGGCTTTGGTTGGCGACGGGCGCGGACGATTGGCGCTACCATGACCTGCGCCGAACCGCTGCCTCGGGAATGGCACAGGCGCGCGTGCAGCCCCATGTGATCGAGAAGGTGCTGAACCACATGAGTGGCAAGATTTCAGGCGTTGCCGCTGTCTACAACCGTTACGAGTATGCGGACGAGATGCGAGCTGCGCTTGAAGATTGGGGCGCATATTTGGAGCGCCTCAGCGACAAAGCTGCCGCGAGCTTGTGA
- a CDS encoding AAA family ATPase has protein sequence MLKVAEQAIEAGMKVLAIGPRSKVPDTRFCRRGWKDATDDIANVKKWLSTDDRINLAASTFGSGICVVDVDGPKGGRAVREIAKLPRTRKSTTPNGTHRYYRYDGDLGGSITKFRPELDLLLNTYVLLPGSKHPEGGTYETADFGAPIARLPEPIADAIRAYRKKTDRPKESSKGRSGFRSGQRNNRLTSIAGALRRQGLEEGQISTALLAVNQSHCRPPLAVSEVERIAHSISSYAPEHEGLFDFMSNLTPRDVHFVWEPYLVQGAVNLLEGDPNVGKTYLLCEIAAALSSGRSLPGQDRGEPRNVLFMSAEDDPETTLVRRLMRMNADLRRISFMRKFLRLEEEVFEHIERHIAEHEVSVVIMDPLLAYMQSGIDMNKANETRPFMARLAELAKARNVTIIALRHLNKADKDKAIFRGLGSVDITAAARSAVMIGLHPEDDQTRVLVHIKHNLSERGATLLYELDGGDRSKGKVPKLVWRGESDLTAEDLAHKSNKVGRPNDASQEAQEFLRRALRTGERRIKDVVRDAERRSISDRTLRKAARTIGVVKKGQTWKLAETPL, from the coding sequence ATGCTGAAGGTTGCCGAGCAGGCAATCGAGGCAGGGATGAAGGTGCTCGCTATTGGCCCGCGTTCGAAGGTTCCAGATACGCGCTTCTGCCGACGGGGCTGGAAGGACGCGACCGACGATATAGCGAACGTGAAGAAATGGCTCAGCACGGACGATCGCATTAATCTTGCGGCTTCGACCTTTGGCAGCGGCATCTGCGTCGTTGATGTCGATGGTCCAAAGGGCGGGCGTGCTGTGCGCGAAATCGCTAAGCTGCCTCGCACTCGCAAATCCACGACGCCCAACGGGACGCATCGATATTATCGCTACGACGGGGACCTAGGCGGGTCGATCACGAAGTTTCGTCCGGAACTGGACCTACTGCTGAACACCTATGTGCTGTTGCCGGGTTCCAAGCATCCTGAGGGCGGCACGTATGAAACTGCGGATTTCGGTGCGCCAATCGCCCGATTGCCGGAGCCGATAGCGGACGCGATCCGAGCATATCGAAAGAAAACGGATCGTCCCAAGGAAAGCTCGAAGGGGCGATCCGGCTTTCGCTCCGGACAACGCAACAATCGGTTGACGAGCATCGCGGGTGCATTGCGGCGTCAGGGGTTGGAGGAAGGTCAAATCTCGACCGCTCTACTAGCGGTAAATCAGTCCCACTGCCGTCCGCCGTTGGCCGTGTCGGAAGTCGAACGCATCGCGCACAGTATAAGCAGCTATGCGCCCGAACACGAAGGGCTGTTCGATTTCATGTCAAACCTCACCCCGCGCGACGTACATTTCGTATGGGAGCCATATCTCGTCCAAGGAGCCGTAAACCTTCTCGAAGGCGATCCGAATGTCGGTAAAACCTATCTGCTTTGCGAGATAGCGGCGGCGTTATCGTCCGGTCGATCGCTACCGGGGCAGGATCGAGGCGAGCCTCGAAACGTGCTGTTCATGAGCGCCGAGGACGACCCCGAGACAACATTAGTCAGGCGACTCATGCGAATGAACGCTGACCTTCGCCGCATTTCGTTTATGAGGAAGTTCCTGCGGCTGGAAGAAGAGGTCTTCGAGCATATCGAGCGCCATATCGCAGAACATGAAGTCAGCGTCGTAATCATGGACCCGCTGCTAGCCTATATGCAGTCGGGCATCGACATGAACAAGGCGAACGAGACCCGCCCATTTATGGCGAGGCTGGCTGAACTCGCCAAGGCGCGGAATGTGACGATCATTGCGCTTCGGCACCTGAACAAGGCGGACAAGGACAAGGCAATCTTTCGCGGCTTGGGCTCGGTCGACATCACGGCGGCGGCGCGATCGGCGGTGATGATCGGGTTGCATCCCGAAGACGATCAAACGCGCGTGCTGGTCCATATCAAACACAACCTGTCAGAGCGTGGCGCAACGCTGCTCTATGAGCTGGACGGCGGCGATCGATCGAAAGGAAAGGTGCCAAAGCTGGTTTGGCGCGGTGAAAGCGACCTGACCGCTGAGGATCTTGCACACAAGAGCAACAAGGTCGGGCGTCCGAATGACGCGAGCCAAGAAGCGCAGGAGTTCTTGCGTCGGGCTTTGCGCACCGGCGAGCGGCGGATCAAAGACGTAGTAAGGGACGCAGAGAGGCGTTCGATCAGCGACCGTACGCTGCGCAAGGCGGCCCGCACTATCGGTGTTGTGAAGAAAGGGCAGACCTGGAAACTGGCCGAAACTCCCCTGTAG